CCACGCTCTCCTGCTCCAGTTCCACCTCCAGCAACAGCTCCAGCAACAGTGAGGGCAGCCACAGCCCAGAGTCATCTGAGGGAGCCCCCTTCTCAAGGCCCTCCCCGGCTCGACGCAGCCTCAGGAACCTCAGGGCCAGACTCGATCCTCGCAACTGGCTCCAAAGTCAGGTGTGAACTTGTCCTGCCTGACAGACATTTTACGTTGGCCTAAAGACAACAGTGCTCATTAAACTATGGTTTAACTGGCTTAACATATGTGAACCAACCTCAGGCAATCTGCTATGCTACATGCCCAGCCCTGAGGAGGATAAGCTGCCTCTAGCCTGCCTCCTGGTGGAGGATAGATCATGGAAGACCCTCCTGGGGCAAACTGGAATGTCTTCTAACACAAAAGACAGGTGACAATCACTGCAGGCGAATCTGCACTTTGCTGGGTTGCCACAATTCGGAAGATGGTCCAAAACTAAATGGGAGGTACTCTTGCTTGCTTTGAGAAATTATGGTCATGCTATTTGGGAGAAAGTGATGCTAAGAGCTAAGGACTCAATAAACACGCCACACTGTCTGTCCTTGGACTATAATTCTGAAActagaaaatattttgttttgtcttctgcATCAGCCATCCTCTCAAACATTGTTTCAAGGTTATCTCTATTAATGCACTAGCAGTATTTTGACTGGATGTTTCCTAtctgtattttataaataaagatttgcaGTGTTTATGCTATGAAAGCCAGTGAGCATGTGGCAGGATGAACATGCAAGATGAACATAAGGTATAAATCAGTCAAGTGTGGAGGGAAGGGTTGATGTATGTTGCCTGTACTGTGATCTACTTCAGTGTACGTATCTAATTATTCATACAACAGATGATCATTGTGGTTCTGCTAAAATGACTATGCAccattttgcttttttgcatGATTTCACTTACacttaaaatgttgaactacttgAGATCATTTCAACAATGAATCTGGTGAAAGCTTAACTTTATGCAAGTGCTCATACTTACTGTACTGGTTATTACTGTGATCTCTTCAGGGTAAAAATCTGTGCTCTGGTCTTAATTTTTACACGTTTATCTGCACACTATTGGCAGGCTGTCGTCAAAACTGGGTAATAGATCCTTACATACatagaaaaactgaaattaacCAAAGCTTAAGTGTTATTGAAAACCCAAGCCATACTTATAATTATGCTACACTGCCTCACTGCAGTATTGTGGGAGTCCATTAAGAATAGTGGTTCCTGATTATGGAATTTccaataaaatgtgaaacatcCACCAATCAAATATTATGcaacacagaaacatttcttAGAAATTATTTTATGGTGGCTGTATTCTAGGTAACTTTCTATTAACTGAGTATGAAACCCCAGTCAACCATTAGGTCATGATAGTAAGAGCAAGAATAAAATGGCTTATTTGCcaccttgtttttttaaattatgtaagTTGTTGTCATTTAGACAACTGTTCACAGCAGTTACTTCTTCcatgtgaaaacaaatcttaTAGGAGAGTCGTGTCTCTGTCAGTGCAGTAAagcctcttcttctctgtctttgttgaTTACTGTGGATTTGACTTTGGTAACAGTTTCCCTCTTGGGGATCAGAACTCGGGCAACCATTTTTACTGAGAATTAAAACTGtcaaatgtttgaaaaacagcatttgttactgtaaattaatttgtatAAGTTAAGTTAAcctcctctctttgtcttttgttaCATTATTGATTTTGTTATAAATGCAGCTATATTGATACCTGATTATCATAATGTTAACAGATGATGTGCAGATCTTTAACTGTTACGAATAGATAACATTGAATGTTGTAACCTTGCAAGTTTAGCAGGCTTTGTGTTCTGCATGTACGCTGTCCTAGAAGACAAACATTAAATGAGAAATGTGGAAATCTcatgtataaataatataacattaattataataaatgttttatgaattCACAACGGACTCTGTTTCTTCGCACGTCCACATTTTTGTCTACATGAAATACAATCTTTTGAACTCTGTTAGAAATATTATGTGTAAATCTGTCAATGGCAAGACCTATTAAGTTGAAATCATTAATCCTAACTGTGTATCTTACATTTTGATTGACATATGAACACATTGCTTACTTATAATAACATTGTAgcacagaatatacagtatgagcatTAACAGGTCTTACACTCCACTTTAAATTCTGTATAGTAGACTACAAAAGTAGGCTCAGGgaaactttctttcttttcctgcaGTGGGAGAATTTTCTGTTCGATCAGTAAAGTACTTAAAGTACTCTGCACTCTGAGCATATGATGGATCATATTCTATCCAATTCTTATCCCTGCAGCAACAAATCCCATAGGCGATCCCATCTTATGTGAACGACTGAAGATGAAATTCCATATAGAAGCTGCGCTTGTCTGTCTTGTAGAAGCATCAAGAAAGGCAGGTAGATCAGAGGCTTTATTGTCAATGTTTCGATAGCAAAGCCTTAGATTTGTCAATAGTACAAAGCACTGTTACAAACATAGGAGGTAGTCGACGCTGAGTCTTCACTGAGCATTGTAAAATGCATAGAGAAATACTATGGCCATATTGACTGCTTCAAATACCTCAGAAGAGAACCCAAAGCTCCATGCTTTCTGTTTGCAGTGCAGAGTGGTACCATTGTTGTGCTATTGCAATTTCACAACTgcttaaagtataaaaaaacatacatataatcATATTTAACCCAAGAAATACATATTCATTAGTATAGAACAGAATCACAataataaatactttatattataTGCTTATGATGCTGATTATTGACTTATGTAACCCAATAGGGGCATTTTACACAATGTTTGGCAATTACATGATTTCTGTTGGATTACATAAGTAAATGAATAATGTTACATCAAGTTATAGATAAATGAGGGGTGTCTCCCCTCCTCACCCTCTTTCATGTCCtccatatttaaacatttttctttgtgcaCTTGTGCTTCCTCCAGCTCCATGATCCCCTCTCATTAGCAGGCACTCCGTGGGTTACTTGCCCGCAGTGCCACCCCAGCCAGAGTACTCCAGGCAAATGTGGAGAACTTTGCAGGGCACGTTCCAGCTCTGCTGATGTATGTGGATGCAATCCGGTGGAGCCGCTTCGCACCAAAGGTGTTGTAGTGTCCTGGGAGGACTTGGTCAACCTGTTTAATGAATGTGCCAGTTgttaaacactttaaaaatgaTGTACAGTACGTACTATGTGAATTCCTAAATCATCTGTTGAGGCACACTCAAGCATTATTTCTCTGGGTACCAATCTGTATCCATCATACAGTACATAGCTCTGATTTAAGGATGATTATTACATACAGCTGAAAATAAATTCTGTTAAATATTTTGATTGACATGGAAATTACTTAATTAAGTATATTTTCCATTCTTTACATACATCTTCTAGAAAAACAATGTTGTCAGTAAACTGTAAAATCCCAGTGTCACCGAGGGTAGTGAATAAAAGTCAGCTCAGCACCTAAAATGTACATATAATGAACACTTCTGTCAAAAGCATCATAACATAAATCTAATATGTTTTAGACGATGGGACTGGATATCTTGTGCATTAAAGCTCATTTAATCTGACCCAGGATAGAGGAACTATGAGCTGAAATGGCTAGGCCACCCTCTGGTGTGTTTCAGTGTTACCTGTTCGCTGTCCACCAGCCCCACCAGCCGCTCACAACTGCTGATGTAGTCACTGACGTGGCTGTAGGGCAGCCAGTCAATCATAGCGCCATCATACACTACATCTCCACTGAAAAGCAACTTATTGTCACGGTCATGGAGACAGATGCTGCCCCGAGAGTGACCAGGCATGTGGAGCACCGTCAGCTGTCTGTCACCCAGGTTGATGACATCACCtagacaggagagagggagagatagtatcatacacacacatacaaacacaatataACTTGTAACTTCAAGTCCATATGCATCCCATTCCCAGACTTACATCCAAACTAAATCCTTATGCTCTTCATAATTTGGCTGGCTGGAATCAAGCCAGggttatatttgtgttttccacatgtCACCTCATATCACCATGATGTGCAGAGTATAGGACATTCAGTGTATCATTGATTTGGTCCAGACCAGGTTTGAGTTGCACAGTGTGACAGGAGGGTGAACCTGACACATCAAGCAATGAGATATTCCAGCTGCACTGCAGCAGTGGCTCTGACACAGCAGAACAAGTCAGTGTATTGACCAGCGGTGCAAAAATTACACTCTATAAGAATACTAAAGACAGGTAACAAGTTTTGATCCAAactataacaaaaacaaagatgctCATCCCAAATGCAACATCCTTTGTGATATAAGCTTTGTGCAACAACTATCATGAAATAAGTGAGAAATCTAAAGTTGCAGAATGTGAGTTTAATCTATTAGTGATTGATTTGGTGTGTATCTGCTAACAGCACAGTGGGTGATGGCTAAATCAGTGCTATGAGGTTATTACTACTCTATGGGATGCTTTCCATAAGTGTAGCCCGTctctattttcttcttctttctttcttggaAATAACAGAATTCAAAGTCATCAGCACACTGGCTTAAAATAGAGCTGCTCATCAAATACAGATAAAGAATGAGCATAGTAGCtgccaacaaaaaaaatgatttcTTCTTGTCACATATCTCACAAACTATCAACACAGTTTGCTTAGGGTGGGCCCCCCTTGACAAATGACCTTTTCCTGCACTCTTTACATACCCCATCTCATAGTATGTAATAAGACAATTACACCTGTAAAAGCACTGCCGCTCACCTCATATTGTACCTCTCCACTGTTTCCACTGCACATGTTACTGTATATGCCTATACGTGTgggttatgtgtgtgtctgagttcaTTTAGCAAGTCATTATTGGTATTCTGCAAAATTCATTGTGTGGTTAAATCCTCCTATGGAGATAAAAAGGTTCTAATGTGCAAACTATAGCTACTGAGTCCACCGAATATCATGGTCTAATGGTATCGGCCATGATGCTTTTAGACCTGGCGTTTGATCACAGGTCCACTCCCCCATcataaataatataatcatATCTGCAAAGGCTGCATCCACCACCTACCCTcctgcagtatgtgtgtgggcTGCACAGCCTTGACTTTGTAGTGCCTTGCCCTCCATCCTGGACTGGGAGCCTCGGCTATCTCCCTGTCGCTGAGCCAGGTGACCGTCTCGAAGTTGTCTCCGTTGGCCAAGGCATCGACCTCGGCGCTGTGGACGCCCACCTGTTGGAACTGATGCAGACCGCCCGAGTGGTCAAAGTGGGCATGGGTGGCGATGGCCAGCAGCGGGTTCTTCCTCTGCGGATCTTTGCCGAGCAGCCCCTTGGCGTCGATGTAGTCAGGTAAGCTTCTCAAGCCCAGACCAGTGTCTATCACTACGTCCTGGTGTGAGCCGCGGAGCAGCCAGATGTTGGCCCGGTTATCTGACTGGTAGAATCGCTCCTGGATCCAGAAGAGTCCGTCTCCGAGCGATTTGTGAGCGTACCAGTCGGCTGCAGACATCCCAGTTCATGCACTTGTCGAAGTAACCTGCTGCGGGTATGGTGCTGTCAGTTGATTTTGCGGGGGAGAGATGTAACTAGCCTTCTAGCTAGAGGTGatatgttttcattgaggttaaTGTGAAGGTGGCCGCAGACACACCCTTGTTGAAGAAGAGCGTGCTCATTGGGCGAACAGATAGTGACGACAGCCTACAGCGCGCTACTATTGGCTGCAAATAAGTCACGCATTCTCAAACGTCATGCAGGGGCGGGGCGATTTAAAGGCACATTTACGCAAACTGCTGAGTGTAGCGTGTGTGCTTAGGTTTCCACGCCGGTGCTAGCACAGCCGTACAAATCTTCATTAGGTTTAACTGTAAATCTAGTGATATCAGGAGTTAGTTGACCCGCCGAACAACAGATAAAACTGAGTAGCTGAATGTTAATGACACGTAAACTCGAAAAGTGAAATGGAGACTTGGTAAAGGCTAAATGCCGCTGAATAGCCCTGAAATACACAGACTTACGTCTCCACATTAGGAGAAATTTACTAACAGTCCCATAGTGAGTATTACAACATTTGTGTTGGTGAATCTCTGATGCAGTATTGTAGTGTTGACCAACGCTGCATTGTAGGCAAAGTCAGACAAAAGGCGATGAAAGCTGTGGTACAGTAACTTGTATGTGTACACGTGTTTGACAGTGAAGTTGACTGGAGACATGTGGACTCTGTGCTGCAGGTACAGAGGAGGCTTGCAGCCATGGCAGGCAGGGGTCGTGGAGTAGCTGCCTTTACCTTCAACATTGACGCTCTGGGCATCGGCAGGGGCAGCATGCCAGAAGCCAGGGTGGGGCCCAGCCCGCTGTTTCCAGTAAGtaccgaacacacacacacacacaaatgcagagaTCCCACGATGATACATCACACTGCAGTATATTAAATTCACCCATAAGCCCTCAAAGTGTTACATGGCACAAAATTTCAGGGAGCTTGAAATTCAGATCTCGATTCGTTGACAGatcagagagacaggtgaaatttgcatgacatttcaaaagtaGACTTGTATAAAGAAAACGTGTAGGTGCTATTATGATCTATTTAGACAAAAGCACAAgctatgaaaaaaaatgttttatttgcaaaaaataaaataagttgggtaaaatattataatatagtatttGTCACGGACATGTTAAGAGCCTGCACCTGTTTAAAAGCAGTGTCCCATTAAGTACCTCTTTCTAGAGCATCAACTTTGTATAACAGATGAACTATCGGTTGCTCCAGGATGCttctgttattttctgcatcagaatcagctttattgtagtagtagttttacacatacaaggaattttctttggtatttttggtgcaaaacaataaacatagtagaaatataaagaaagataaagcaagtacctgcaggtcaagaatcataagtattaaatataaaattgacagtaagatattaaagaaatattataagaaaataatatgtgactgttatttaaatgacagtttgtgcagggatgtgcaatgtgcaaaatatttacatgggaatgtgcaaaagtttacagtatgagtatactgCACTATAAGAgagggtgatgatggtgcccaggaagccgAATGACTCCACAAGGTCTACAGGGGAGTCACGCAGGGTGATGTGGGCGGATGAGGgtgggttcttcctgtaatccacaactATCTCgcgttgagctccaggttgtccTGACTGCACCAGGTTACCAgatggtcaatctcccacctgtaggcagactcatccccatcagagatgagcccaatgaagGTGGTGTCATCCATGACattcaggagcttgacggactgatgactggaggtgcagctgttggtgtacagggagaagagaaaaggggaaagaacacagccttggggggaaccggtgctgatgatccgggagtcagagacatgttttccCAGCTTCACGTCCTGCCTCGTGTCAGAccggaagtctgtgatccacccgTAGGTGGAGTCtggcacactcagctgggagagcttgtcctgcagaAGAGCGGGAGCGTGTTTAGGcggagctgaaatccacaaacaggatcctagtgtaggttcctgaggagtccaggtgctggaggatcAAGTgaagggccatgtttactgcagaCCCAATGGCTCTGTAGgtgaactgcagggggtccaggagcGGGTCTGTAATGGACTTTAGGTGGGACATCAGAAGGCggtcaaaagacttcattaccacagaggtcagggcgacaggtctgtagtcattaagtcctgtggtccttggttttttggggacggtgatgatggtggaggatttgaagcaaGCTGGCACATGGTATatctccagtgaggtgttaatGATGCAGCAAATAGGGGGCCATAGGGGGACTTTTGGGCCCCAATTGACTCGCCTTCCTCATACTTCACACTTTCTGTGCATTGTGCACATGTCCTTTTGCCCTTCAAGTACATTACACACAGCACACTACATATGACAGCTTGATTATATTTTGCACACAGGCCCAGAGACCAACCATGACATTGTAATTTGGTGGTATATATTCCCAAACAATTTACCACAAACCAATTGACATACTTGGGGCTTTTGAGGCCCCTGAGGGTCAGTTTGCCCCGTTGAATATTAAGACTTGCTTTGTATGTGACACCTGTGTCCATTTGCTTAGGCTGAGTTGAGGATGTTCtgtgtctctttttgtctttacaCAAAATTTGCAgtgtatgtataatatatattaacaccatttgtttatttttcaagttaAGCACTTCAGTATGCTTGACTTGTGCTTGACTGAGCGTTTGTACATGTCGCCAGTCGCCCTGACAACTGATACACCCATTTTGATAACTTTATCAGGTCTGTGCACCATTACTTGGCAGGTCTAGCTTGGGCTGCATTTTAATTGTCCTTACATCATCTCTTTCATTTTAAGTGTAGGATCAGTTTGGTACAATTTGGTACTATTTTACTGTACAGAATTTGACTGTATCagttaaaactaaaatgtaatcTGTTGAGGAATAAATTGGAGCTAACACTAAAACTGCTTCAATAAATGTACGTATTTTTCAATATGCTGCCACATCTGCTCTTTAGTGTTGATCAAAGgcacaaatgaaaaagaaacataacTGTTATACTTGATTGCCATTATCACCCTTCCACTCTCTATCCTCCTCCAGAGCACAGACTTTAAACCAGTGCCGCTGAAAGCTGGCGAGGATGAGGACTACATGCTGGccttaaaacaggaaatgaggggaacAATGCAACGGCTACCACACAACATCAAGCCTCTGTCCAATAAagcaggtgaggaggagagtaGTGCATTAGAAACCTGACATCCAATAGAAATGCCATGGCAAGACAATTGGCTGCTGTGAGGGAGGATAATGCAGCACTTAGGAACTGAGACATTTAATTAGGGTCATATctgggaaaaggagagagaggcagatttCTGGCAGAATATTGAGTTACAGCTGCTGCCTCATCTGGCGGTTTTAATATGATTTCTATGGTCTGGCCGGATCGGGCCTTTTAGAGTTTCCTTATTCAGTGATGAGCTAAATATATCCATAACAAGTAGTCGATTTAGTTTATTGTGAGTTGTCACATactctattgataatctgttaaacatctgcAGACAAAGCGAAACCGtcgaaatgttacaaatactctataaactatctgtaggcggactatctaaataaagtgttaccttaCAATGAGCTGGGATTTGATAGATCATGTCTATAAATGTCACTCATTTTGTTTTGGGACTAACAAAAATTGTATATATATAGAGCCACTCTGCTGAGTCTATAGTCAAAACTATTCAAACTATGATTTACCGTTGTGGCTAAGAATCAGGAGTAGCAACCAGTGTTTTGTGTTGGTAAACTCGTGGTTCTGATAAACTGCTGAATGCAATGTGAGAGTGAATTGGGACTTGTTTAAAAGTGTACTGAAGCAGAACTTTCTCTTGTTTACATGAAACAGAAGTGGAGAAATACACGGAGAGATACCTGAAGCAAAGCCAGATGGAAGATGAGGAATGGACTCCAGGTACTTGCATAACATACTGTCATGTGATTGGAGCAaattgaggaaaaaaataaataatggaaatactGTTCTTGATATTTTAGACTGGAACCTCTTCCCAAAAGAATTGATGCCCCGAAAGAAAAAAACTCGTGTTAAACCAGGTATATTAAAGCCATTATGTatgtaagacggtgtagtccctcattcgtccaggagtgttctatcgtagaaaaggtttcagtcgtagtcatctggacactgttttcagaatcaaggcgtttggctcccatccggaagtcattctcaattgtgaatgacttccggatgggagccgaaacgtcttgattctgaaaacagtgtccagatgactacgactgaaaccttttctacgattatgTATGTAATGAGATTCTTTTTCTGTGATTATtagaataaagacaaaatgattCAATCCAACAGGCACAAAGAAGAAAACTGTGAAGCTATCATGCAAAGACACAGAAGATATGCTGAGTAAATTAGATGTAAGCTTTTCTTCACTTGTTTGTTCTGTGTTCAACTCCTGACGGTTACATGTGCTGTTAATTTGCTCTTGATGTGATTTATCAAGTACAACAATGCATGTCCTGAGCTAGCAAATGTTTTACATAAGTAATTTAATCTTAATATCAATGTTTCAGGAACTGGCAAAGAAAGATGGGAACCCTGAAAAATCAGACGAtgagactgaaaacaaaacagggaataaggatgaggaggaagaaatcGAAGCAGAAGAATATGATGAAGAGGATATTGAAGAGGTTGGATTACAAATGATAACCTGAAATCTTTATTGCCAAATGTGTTCAACGCAAACCTAATGTGGTTGATATGTAAGAAGCATGtaatctgttttctttatttctctgtagGAAAACGACTACATTGAAAGCTATTTTGACAATGGCGAAGATTTTGCTGCAGAAAGCGATGATAATATGGATGGTGAAGGAACGTACTGAGAGAGTCACTCAACCAAGCCTACACTGTTGAAGTAAACAATCATGTGATTGTTTCTATTGGTTAAATATTGTAGATAAGTTGGGAATGCTGTTTACCAAAGTgatatttgtttgctttgttttgttttgatcttGAGATGCAAGCTAAGACTTATGTAAAtaagaaatgccaaactatgTGCACACTGGCAATAATTTATTCAAAatagatgtatttattttccagcCTGTAGCACATTTCCACAGGTTGAAAGGCACATACTGTCAACAACATGTAATGCTTTTTCATGAAGTATCAAGTGAACAcagtgataaaataaatgtaaaatttcaCATAATTACAAGTATGAGTCATTATGGGAATATTGTGCATTTCCCATTTTCTTCACCATGCTCTTCGAGTTtttttgaaatgacaaaaaaaaaaaaagttctctgCAGGCAAgctaaaggaaagaaaacaaagcaactttcatggaaatccataaacataatttaactGGTAACCGCCAATACTGAGTGTTAAGTGTAAGGCTAATGCTCAATAGTcttgaaataaattaattttatattaaacacAATGGCAGTAATCATACTTTTCCAACAAATAGCGTTGGAAAATACACTATTTTTAACATGGCAAAAAATACAGTTGGACCAAACTGAgtaaaaactgctttaaaaCCAAATCTACAGAATTAATGAATCTCTGGAGGGTGTGGCCACTGATTCCATCACTGAATAAACAGAAAAGTTAGAGTGTTGCTGTCTGCCtcggtttgtttttttaactctttGGATACAGTTTGTGTGTAGTTTACTGAGAATGCAACAGCATAGAtgataacaaaaacatttctgatgAGAACAACTCTTAAATGTATCCAAGTTCAACCAAGcataacatttgttattttcagccCATTTGTACTCGCTGAAAAgcatataaatgtaaatggacAGACACAAGGAATGACTGTGGCCACACCCTTATTCCTAGTCTCAGAAAACCTGACTGTCCCAGTCAGACAGATTGCACTGATGTATTAAGTCTATAAAAACTACTCAAAATGGGAATGTCCACCCAGTTTTATTAGGTCTGTGTTAGCAACAAATTTATATGTGAAGTTATATTCCCTTGTTATGTTTTCTCATGCCctccatgttcaccatctcctGCTTTATCCGCACCGGGTCCCTGTGGATCTCCATTAACCACATTTCTAGCATGGTGTCCAGGTCCAGCCCCTGCATGGTTGTGTTCTCCTACAGGAAGGTCCAAATTATTACCATGGAGATGTCCATGAGACATGTTGCCATGAGGTTTTGTAGGAATGCCATGATGGCTGACGTCAGCTTTCATGAGAACCTCATAGTACAGCAGATAAAACACAGGCGTGACAATGCCAACAACCAGCATGATGGCCACAGCCGTCCACCACCTCATTCCCCAGTCTGCCCCATAATAAGGGTCCTTTCTCTGTGCTGATTTATACTCAACTTCTCCTAGCagtggctgctgctgttgcagcGTTAAGGAGGACACAACCTCATTCAGGCTGTTCCGAGACGGACCTGTGGATTTCACCAGCCGTTCAATGTCCTTGTCCTTCTCCAGGAGGAATCCTTCCACACTGTCGGTGGAAGAAGAAGAGTCTGTGGAGGACTCAGAGGGGGGAGAGGTAACAGGTGAGATCTGGGGCAGGCGCCTCCCACCTGAGGGGGAGGCAGATGTGAGAGGTCCAGTGCTGTGAGTTTCAGTTAGGACGCTAAAGCGCCTCACGGGAATCTTGACCGACCGCAGGGCAAAGAAGTCCTGCTCTGTCAAGAGGTTGTTGGCACGCTTTATATCAGCCACCTAGGAAACGCACACAAGAAAGATGAATTTACTATGCTGCTTACAGACACAAATTggtattttacatttactgtcgTCTGAATATTCTGGATTCTGAGTCAACCACTAAACTATAATGGCAGCCTTTGCATTTGTTGCAAAGAAGGGTGCATGATACAAAATGCCAACTGTCAACCTCCTACAAAGAATGCTGTCAATAATCATCTAAATTATTTaatacaggaaatgacaaaagtTGTAAACCCAAAGTAAAGCTACCCAAATTAACACACAGAGTAGTAAATATTATCCATATGATTATGGTGGAATTATGCACAGGGTATGTAATGACAGTTCAACAAGTTCTGAACACAATattcaccttttaagttgattatgtaaacttgttagcaaacagttgcttatttacaaatccagcagttacaaagcaacattatcattaattttaagtcctgtttctggccacctggcaaacgCAAGTCCAATATTTGCTCTCCTTTTAGCCCTGTtcttggtctctaccaacttctgaggaaaatatctgcctctttagctgctaaatgtgccactatgttcaccagctggtcaaCTTGTCATTAAGCTCCATAAATTCAAGGGGAGTTGCAGATTTGGAtgctaattctctgtgggttcatctcttcaagcaacccctttcacagggtcgtttgatacattgttattataaaaatattgattatagctgctttaaaaatAACCATTCTCCTTTGTTGTTACTAGAAGGTAGTTCAGTCTTATAATGACCTGGGATGGCATGGACGGATATGGATGAAAACATGTAGTTTCTGAGTACTGCATAGTGCTTTCCTGATCTAAGGAAAAGGTGGATTCATTCTGAGGCTGTGCCCAAAACTGAAAATTAACaatgagatttgttttccattGTTAAGAAatctttttatacattttctactaaaatgataaaatacagtaacaaTGGTAAAAAGAAtatgtctttaaaatgtaaccCGGAAGCTATCAATGTTCAGTCTGGatctagatatatatatatatatatatatatatatatatatataacgcTCCATCACTCTTATTGTGCATGAATTATAATATATTGTTTGACTGTTGGTTAGATAAAGTAATGAATTTGAGGACACTAGTTGGGACTCTG
This sequence is a window from Siniperca chuatsi isolate FFG_IHB_CAS linkage group LG5, ASM2008510v1, whole genome shotgun sequence. Protein-coding genes within it:
- the polr3g gene encoding DNA-directed RNA polymerase III subunit RPC7, giving the protein MAGRGRGVAAFTFNIDALGIGRGSMPEARVGPSPLFPSTDFKPVPLKAGEDEDYMLALKQEMRGTMQRLPHNIKPLSNKAEVEKYTERYLKQSQMEDEEWTPDWNLFPKELMPRKKKTRVKPGTKKKTVKLSCKDTEDMLSKLDELAKKDGNPEKSDDETENKTGNKDEEEEIEAEEYDEEDIEEENDYIESYFDNGEDFAAESDDNMDGEGTY
- the mblac2 gene encoding metallo-beta-lactamase domain-containing protein 2, producing the protein MSAADWYAHKSLGDGLFWIQERFYQSDNRANIWLLRGSHQDVVIDTGLGLRSLPDYIDAKGLLGKDPQRKNPLLAIATHAHFDHSGGLHQFQQVGVHSAEVDALANGDNFETVTWLSDREIAEAPSPGWRARHYKVKAVQPTHILQEGDVINLGDRQLTVLHMPGHSRGSICLHDRDNKLLFSGDVVYDGAMIDWLPYSHVSDYISSCERLVGLVDSEQVDQVLPGHYNTFGAKRLHRIASTYISRAGTCPAKFSTFAWSTLAGVALRASNPRSAC
- the lysmd3 gene encoding LOW QUALITY PROTEIN: lysM and putative peptidoglycan-binding domain-containing protein 3 (The sequence of the model RefSeq protein was modified relative to this genomic sequence to represent the inferred CDS: deleted 1 base in 1 codon), with amino-acid sequence MSSRSQHYGFQSATMVQPANGGHAYLFGNNGSENDLSEEDAESYELRPRGRERLRRSTSRERMEDIIYLTRDVQEGDTLNSISLQYHCSVADIKRANNLLTEQDFFALRSVKIPVRRFSVLTETHSTGPLTSASPSGGRRLPQISPVTSPPSESSTDSSSSTDSVEGFLLEKDKDIERLVKSTGPSRNSLNEVVSSLTLQQQQPLLGEVEYKSAQRKDPYYGADWGMRWWTAVAIMLVVGIVTPVFYLLYYEVLMKADVSHHGIPTKPHGNMSHGHLHGNNLDLPVGEHNHAGAGPGHHARNVVNGDPQGPGAIKQEMVNMEGMRKHNKGI